Proteins encoded within one genomic window of Bradyrhizobium sp. AZCC 1719:
- a CDS encoding ArsR/SmtB family transcription factor: MKAGPDIAMVASLVGDPARANMLTALMDGRALTASELAHQAGITPQTASSHLSKLETGGLIEPEKQGRHRYYRLTGPDVAGVLEGLAGLAERAGHTRVRTGPKEPALRRARICYDHLAGDLGVQMLDSMRKQKLVRQTKQAIELTGEGKRFIAEALQIDADMLAHPRRPVCKACLDWSERRHHLAGTLGAAVMNRFTELNWAARDPAPGSRVVNFTRAGEKRFAALFGSSEA; encoded by the coding sequence ATGAAAGCAGGTCCTGACATCGCCATGGTCGCCTCGCTGGTCGGCGATCCCGCCCGCGCCAACATGTTGACCGCGCTGATGGACGGCCGAGCGCTGACCGCGAGCGAGCTGGCGCACCAGGCCGGCATCACGCCGCAGACCGCGAGTTCGCATCTGTCCAAACTCGAGACCGGCGGCCTGATCGAGCCGGAGAAGCAGGGCCGTCATCGCTATTACCGCCTCACCGGCCCCGATGTTGCGGGCGTGCTCGAAGGGCTGGCGGGCCTTGCCGAGCGCGCCGGACACACGCGCGTGCGCACCGGGCCGAAGGAGCCGGCGCTGCGGCGCGCCCGGATCTGCTACGATCATCTGGCCGGCGATCTCGGCGTGCAGATGCTCGACAGCATGCGAAAGCAAAAACTGGTCCGGCAAACCAAACAGGCGATCGAACTCACCGGCGAGGGCAAGCGCTTCATCGCCGAGGCGCTGCAGATCGACGCGGATATGCTCGCTCACCCGCGCCGGCCCGTGTGCAAGGCCTGTCTCGACTGGAGCGAACGGCGGCACCATCTCGCCGGCACGCTGGGCGCCGCGGTGATGAACCGCTTCACCGAATTGAACTGGGCGGCGCGCGATCCCGCGCCTGGCAGCCGCGTCGTGAACTTCACGCGCGCCGGCGAAAAGCGGTTCGCGGCGCTGTTTGGCAGCAGCGAAGCTTAG
- a CDS encoding NIPSNAP family protein → MTVTVFIRYQLDPFKRALFEEYSKNWLTIIPKCGGDLIGYWMPHEGTNNIAFALISFDSLASYESYRARLRADSEGKANFDFAEENKFILAEERTFLRKVVA, encoded by the coding sequence ATGACCGTCACCGTCTTCATCCGTTACCAACTCGACCCGTTCAAGCGCGCCTTGTTCGAGGAATATTCCAAAAACTGGCTCACCATCATTCCGAAATGCGGCGGCGACCTGATCGGCTACTGGATGCCGCACGAGGGCACCAACAACATCGCCTTCGCGCTGATCTCGTTCGACAGCCTTGCGTCTTACGAAAGTTACCGCGCACGGCTGCGCGCGGACAGCGAAGGCAAGGCCAATTTTGATTTCGCCGAAGAGAACAAGTTCATCCTCGCCGAGGAGCGGACGTTTCTGCGCAAGGTCGTGGCGTGA
- a CDS encoding isocitrate lyase/PEP mutase family protein codes for MLTSADKRAAFRKLHESGCFIIPNPFDVGSAKALQHLGFKALASTSAGFAWTLGKADNRVTVDDVCAHLAAICAAVDIPVNADFEDGFAHEPDKVGANVARAVKTGVAGLSIEDFTGDNAKPLFDRALAIDRIKAARQAIDADNSGVLLTGRCEAFLRGQKDLKLVIDRLTAYAEAGADCLYAPGIATPEEISAVVKAVHPKPVNLLVGAAGPSLPAASDLGVRRISVGASLARMAWAGFMKASKEMAEKGTFGEFANGYPGGEINKMFS; via the coding sequence ATGCTGACATCTGCTGACAAACGCGCCGCATTCAGGAAGTTGCACGAGAGCGGATGCTTCATCATCCCCAATCCGTTTGACGTCGGCAGCGCGAAAGCGTTGCAGCATCTCGGCTTCAAGGCGTTGGCTTCGACCAGCGCCGGCTTTGCCTGGACGCTGGGCAAGGCCGACAATCGCGTCACCGTCGACGACGTCTGCGCTCATCTCGCCGCGATCTGCGCGGCGGTCGATATTCCGGTCAACGCCGATTTCGAGGACGGCTTTGCGCACGAGCCGGACAAGGTCGGCGCCAATGTCGCGCGCGCGGTTAAGACCGGCGTGGCCGGCCTGTCGATCGAGGATTTTACCGGCGACAACGCAAAGCCGCTGTTCGATCGCGCATTGGCGATCGATCGCATCAAGGCGGCGCGTCAGGCGATCGATGCCGACAATAGCGGCGTGCTGCTCACCGGCCGCTGCGAGGCGTTCCTGCGCGGGCAGAAGGATTTGAAGCTCGTGATCGACCGGCTCACCGCCTATGCCGAAGCCGGCGCCGACTGCCTCTATGCGCCCGGCATCGCGACGCCGGAAGAGATTTCGGCGGTCGTGAAAGCGGTGCATCCCAAGCCGGTCAATCTCCTGGTCGGCGCGGCCGGCCCGTCGCTGCCGGCGGCGTCCGATCTCGGCGTGCGCCGCATCAGCGTCGGCGCTTCGCTGGCGCGGATGGCCTGGGCCGGCTTCATGAAGGCGTCAAAGGAGATGGCGGAGAAGGGCACCTTCGGCGAATTCGCCAACGGCTATCCCGGCGGCGAGATCAACAAGATGTTCAGCTAA
- a CDS encoding class I SAM-dependent methyltransferase: MAQNIYDNPDFFAGYSRLPRQVQGLDGAPEWPAVRAMLPALTGKRVADLGCGFGWASRWMRAQGAVSVLGLDLSQNMIARAKVDTSDPAIEYLLADLETLELPEATFDLVHSALTFHYVEDFRRLARTIHKALVGGGDLVFTIEHPIFMAAAHPHWIADEDGRKTWPVNGYSVEGERRADWFAKGVLKYHRTLGTTLSTLIDAGFELRRVEEFAPTREQIERLPELAEELERPMMLLVSARKTETR; this comes from the coding sequence GTGGCGCAGAATATCTACGACAATCCCGATTTCTTCGCCGGCTACAGCCGATTACCTCGCCAGGTGCAGGGGCTGGACGGCGCGCCCGAATGGCCGGCTGTCCGCGCTATGCTGCCCGCGCTAACCGGCAAGCGCGTGGCCGATCTGGGCTGCGGCTTCGGCTGGGCCTCGCGCTGGATGCGCGCGCAGGGCGCGGTCTCGGTGCTTGGCCTCGATCTGTCGCAGAACATGATCGCACGCGCCAAGGTCGATACCTCGGACCCGGCCATTGAATATCTGCTCGCCGATCTCGAGACATTGGAGCTGCCCGAAGCGACTTTCGACCTCGTCCACAGCGCCCTGACCTTCCACTATGTTGAGGATTTCCGGCGCCTCGCGCGCACGATCCACAAGGCGCTGGTCGGCGGCGGAGATCTGGTCTTCACGATCGAGCATCCGATCTTCATGGCTGCGGCGCATCCGCATTGGATCGCCGATGAAGACGGCCGCAAGACCTGGCCGGTCAACGGCTACTCGGTCGAGGGCGAGCGCCGCGCGGACTGGTTCGCCAAGGGCGTGCTGAAGTATCACCGGACCCTCGGCACGACGCTCAGCACGCTGATTGATGCGGGCTTCGAGTTGCGCCGGGTCGAGGAATTCGCCCCGACGCGCGAACAGATCGAGCGCTTGCCCGAACTGGCCGAAGAGCTGGAGCGGCCGATGATGCTCCTGGTCTCGGCGCGAAAGACAGAAACGCGTTGA
- a CDS encoding indolepyruvate ferredoxin oxidoreductase family protein, which translates to MGINQGPISLDQKYTQGSGHIFLTGIQALVRLPMAQIRRDRAAGLNTAGFISGYRGSPLGGYDQQLFAARKHLEQYNVKFQPGVNEDLAATAIWGSQQLNLSPGAEYDGVVGIWYGKGPGVDRCGDVFRHGNTAGSAKHGGVLCLAGDDHGAKSSTVPHQSDHAFISALMPYLYPSSIHEMIEMGLLGIAMSRYSGCWVGMKVITETVETTAEIDLTDEMTPFAIPTDFEMPPGGLNLRWPDDRYAQDLRLQDYKGYAAIAFARANKINRITMDSPNARYGIMASGKSYEDIRQALRELGITEEVAAKIGLRLYKIGMPWPLEPEGVRNFAIGLEEIFIVEERREIVENQVKQELFNWRDDVRPRIVGKMDDHDKRFLTFAAELSVASLASSLTERLLRLNLNPEIAAMLRAKADWFNGRQATQMQAVAPVTRTPYFCSGCPHNTSTKVPEGSRAFAGIGCHFMALWMDRNTETYTHMGGEGVPWVGVAPFTKEEHVFANLGDGTYFHSGSLAIRQAIASGANITYKILYNDATAMTGGQHVDGELSPQQITFQLHSEGIRNIYLVSENPDAYPASEIAPGVKTAHRDELQDVMKTCRTLKGTSAIVFVQTCAAEKRRRRKRGLMEDPARRVMINPAVCEGCGDCSVQSNCISVEPLETEMGRKRTINQSTCNKDYSCLKGFCPSFVTIDGGKPRRRAPASLDGTGLGDIGDLPEPSSFPSLERPYNIAVGGVGGTGVLTIGALLGMAAHIEGKASMILDMSGLAQKGGAVLSHVRLSEHTADVTCSRIVTGTADLVMAADEVVAAAKDTITLCEASRTVGVINTHVIPTADFILNRDFNFQSRKVNHVLETELRKDSSFYDFTKPAEALLGDSIATNIMMLGYAYQKGLLPLSAKAILQAIEVNGVSIKMNTQAFQLGRLAAADPARLDAMMKGQDEVVAPKTLEAMTLDEIIAHRSAHLADYQNTALAGRYRALVKRVRDAAIDGGYGEALPRAVAINYAKLLAYKDEYEVARLFTDGRFEKQLRDQFEGEFKFNFNLAPPILGGGKDALGRPKKRAFGAWMMPVFRTLANLRFLRGTPLDIFGYSADRKLERDLIVAYEKDVETALGLLSPITHETAVELLSLPDRIRGYGPIKEKAVADAKARHAQLTADLASPPPAPRQLAAE; encoded by the coding sequence ATGGGAATTAACCAGGGTCCGATCAGTCTCGATCAGAAGTACACGCAAGGGTCCGGCCACATCTTCCTGACCGGTATCCAGGCGCTGGTCCGCCTGCCGATGGCGCAAATCCGCCGCGACCGCGCCGCAGGGCTCAACACCGCGGGCTTCATCTCCGGTTATCGCGGCTCCCCCTTGGGCGGTTACGACCAGCAGCTCTTCGCCGCGCGCAAGCACCTCGAACAGTACAATGTCAAGTTCCAGCCCGGCGTGAACGAGGATCTCGCGGCCACCGCGATCTGGGGCTCGCAGCAGCTCAATCTCTCGCCCGGCGCCGAGTACGACGGCGTGGTCGGCATCTGGTACGGCAAAGGCCCCGGCGTTGACCGCTGCGGCGACGTGTTCCGCCACGGCAACACGGCCGGCTCGGCTAAACATGGCGGCGTGCTGTGTCTTGCCGGCGACGATCATGGTGCCAAATCCTCCACCGTCCCGCATCAGTCCGACCACGCCTTCATCTCCGCGCTGATGCCGTATCTTTATCCCTCCAGCATCCATGAAATGATCGAGATGGGCCTGTTGGGTATCGCGATGTCGCGCTACTCCGGCTGCTGGGTCGGCATGAAGGTGATCACCGAGACGGTGGAAACCACCGCCGAGATCGACCTCACCGACGAGATGACTCCGTTCGCGATCCCGACCGATTTCGAGATGCCGCCGGGCGGCCTCAACCTGCGCTGGCCCGACGATCGCTATGCGCAGGACCTGCGCCTGCAGGACTACAAGGGCTATGCGGCGATCGCTTTCGCCCGCGCCAACAAGATCAACCGCATCACCATGGATTCGCCGAATGCCCGCTACGGCATCATGGCATCCGGCAAGAGCTACGAGGACATTCGTCAGGCGCTGCGCGAGCTCGGGATCACCGAGGAGGTCGCCGCCAAGATCGGCTTGCGGCTTTACAAGATCGGCATGCCCTGGCCGCTCGAGCCGGAAGGCGTGCGCAACTTCGCCATCGGCCTCGAGGAGATCTTCATCGTCGAGGAGCGCCGCGAGATCGTCGAGAACCAGGTCAAGCAGGAGCTGTTCAACTGGCGCGACGACGTCCGCCCGCGGATCGTCGGCAAGATGGACGATCACGACAAGCGTTTTCTCACCTTCGCCGCTGAGCTCAGCGTTGCGTCACTTGCGAGCTCTCTCACCGAACGCCTGCTTCGACTTAATCTCAACCCCGAAATCGCCGCGATGCTGCGCGCCAAGGCCGACTGGTTCAACGGCCGACAGGCGACCCAGATGCAGGCGGTGGCGCCCGTCACCCGCACGCCGTATTTCTGCTCGGGCTGCCCGCACAACACCTCGACCAAGGTGCCGGAAGGCAGCCGTGCCTTTGCCGGCATCGGCTGTCACTTCATGGCGCTGTGGATGGACCGCAACACTGAGACCTACACCCATATGGGAGGCGAGGGCGTGCCGTGGGTCGGCGTCGCACCCTTCACCAAGGAAGAGCATGTGTTCGCCAATCTCGGCGACGGCACCTACTTCCACTCCGGCAGCCTCGCGATCCGCCAGGCGATCGCCTCGGGCGCCAACATCACCTACAAGATCCTCTATAACGATGCGACCGCGATGACCGGCGGTCAGCATGTCGACGGCGAATTATCGCCGCAGCAGATCACCTTCCAGCTTCACAGCGAAGGCATCCGCAACATCTATCTGGTCTCGGAAAATCCCGACGCCTATCCGGCATCCGAGATCGCGCCCGGCGTCAAGACCGCGCATCGCGACGAGCTTCAGGACGTGATGAAGACCTGCCGCACGCTGAAGGGCACGTCTGCGATCGTCTTCGTGCAGACCTGCGCCGCCGAAAAGCGCCGCCGCCGCAAGCGCGGCCTGATGGAAGACCCGGCGCGCCGCGTCATGATCAATCCGGCCGTGTGCGAAGGCTGCGGCGATTGCTCGGTGCAGTCGAACTGCATCTCGGTCGAGCCGCTGGAAACCGAGATGGGCCGCAAGCGCACCATCAACCAGTCGACCTGCAACAAGGACTATTCCTGCCTCAAGGGCTTTTGCCCGTCCTTCGTCACCATCGACGGCGGCAAGCCGCGCCGTCGCGCGCCGGCCAGCCTTGATGGTACAGGCCTTGGCGACATCGGCGATCTGCCGGAGCCGTCCTCATTCCCGTCGCTGGAGCGGCCCTACAATATCGCGGTCGGAGGCGTCGGCGGCACCGGCGTCTTGACCATTGGCGCGCTGCTCGGCATGGCCGCCCATATCGAGGGCAAGGCCAGCATGATCCTCGACATGTCCGGCCTGGCGCAGAAGGGCGGCGCGGTGCTGAGCCATGTCCGGCTCTCGGAGCACACCGCCGACGTCACCTGTTCGCGCATCGTCACCGGCACCGCCGATCTCGTGATGGCTGCGGACGAGGTGGTCGCCGCCGCCAAGGACACGATTACGCTCTGCGAAGCCAGTCGCACCGTCGGCGTAATCAACACCCACGTCATTCCGACCGCCGACTTCATCCTCAACCGCGACTTCAACTTCCAGAGCCGCAAGGTCAACCACGTGCTGGAGACCGAGCTGCGCAAGGATTCCTCGTTCTACGATTTCACCAAGCCGGCCGAAGCGTTGCTCGGCGATTCCATCGCCACCAACATCATGATGCTGGGCTATGCTTATCAGAAGGGCCTGCTGCCGCTGTCGGCAAAGGCGATTCTGCAGGCGATCGAGGTCAACGGCGTTTCGATCAAGATGAACACGCAGGCCTTCCAGCTCGGCCGTCTCGCCGCGGCCGATCCGGCGCGGCTCGACGCCATGATGAAGGGCCAGGACGAGGTTGTCGCGCCGAAGACGCTGGAGGCGATGACGCTGGATGAAATCATCGCCCATCGCAGCGCGCACCTCGCCGACTACCAAAATACCGCGCTCGCCGGGCGCTATCGGGCTCTCGTGAAGCGCGTGCGCGATGCGGCGATCGACGGCGGCTATGGCGAGGCCTTGCCGCGGGCGGTCGCGATCAACTACGCCAAACTGCTCGCCTACAAGGATGAGTACGAAGTCGCCCGGCTGTTCACTGATGGCCGCTTCGAGAAGCAGCTCCGCGACCAGTTCGAAGGCGAGTTCAAGTTCAACTTCAATCTGGCGCCGCCGATCCTCGGCGGAGGAAAGGATGCGCTGGGACGGCCGAAGAAGCGCGCCTTCGGCGCATGGATGATGCCCGTGTTCCGGACGCTGGCGAACTTGCGCTTCCTGCGCGGCACGCCGCTCGACATCTTCGGCTACTCGGCCGACCGCAAGCTCGAACGCGACCTGATCGTGGCTTACGAGAAGGACGTCGAAACCGCACTCGGCCTGCTGTCGCCGATCACGCACGAGACCGCCGTCGAGTTGTTGTCCTTGCCCGACCGCATCCGCGGTTATGGCCCGATCAAGGAGAAGGCGGTCGCGGACGCCAAAGCCCGCCACGCGCAGCTAACCGCCGACCTCGCCAGCCCGCCCCCCGCGCCGCGGCAGTTGGCGGCGGAGTAG
- a CDS encoding GcrA family cell cycle regulator, which produces MGWDAKDVALLKKLWADGHSAGQIASRLGLSRNAVSAKLQRMGQKRGRKPPTANPRIVSVPKRKVAQLACARPADKVMSPRKPAATQPKEFTKRQLYAMLVDAVRNTG; this is translated from the coding sequence ATGGGTTGGGATGCGAAAGACGTAGCACTGCTCAAAAAGCTCTGGGCCGATGGCCACAGTGCCGGTCAGATCGCAAGTCGGCTAGGCCTTAGCCGCAATGCCGTGAGCGCCAAGTTGCAGCGCATGGGCCAGAAGCGCGGTCGTAAGCCGCCAACCGCGAACCCCAGGATCGTGTCGGTGCCGAAGCGAAAGGTGGCGCAGTTGGCCTGTGCCCGCCCGGCGGACAAGGTCATGTCGCCGCGCAAGCCGGCGGCAACGCAGCCCAAGGAATTCACCAAGCGCCAGCTTTACGCCATGCTGGTTGATGCGGTCAGGAATACCGGCTGA
- a CDS encoding prolyl oligopeptidase family serine peptidase, with protein MSRPDPRPTLDAPDEDPYLWLEDIEGSRALEWVEEQNTATLKLFGQGQTAADRYLLKSIFDRPDNIPYPTRVGGQLFNLWRDAGNQRGLWRTCTLESFRGEAPAWDVLLDLDVLARQENEDWILTSTSILPDTHDRAILSLSRGGADAVVLREFDIAKRDFVPNGFHLPEGHSSSVWLDRDTLLLISAVGPDMATTSGYPRTVRLWRRGSDPLSAPVIFETRRDSVYVYAGVDRDSSQQPLWFVDKPGIIESNIWIGDRTGPKTRLDVPSDAWLSWQRGWLAVKPRTPWNIADKTYGTDAVIGISFAAFLAGDRRFTTLFEPRGRRALQGFFWCGGRLVLSILDDLKPVFEVFSPVDGAWSRECVAGLPDLGTVYVWPFDRELEESNGDLLAIAQDPLTPPSLFVVEPSAAPVLLKQAPRAFDPTGLVTTRHEAVSSDGTRVPYVQVGPLAETGDAPVHLYGYGGFNISLPPFYNPTVGKLWLERGGTSVIAHLRGGREFGNDWHEAARREGRRLAHDDFAAVAADLIRRGVTRAGRIAAEGGSNGGLLIANMLTRYPDRFGALLCSVPVIDMRRYAKLLIGAACIDEYGDPDKPEDWQFLAQISAYHVASPGKHYPPILLVTSRRDDRVHPGHARKMAAKLQAMGYEAHFYEPATGGHSSGKDHSEQAALMALELSFLRRAIGWER; from the coding sequence ATGTCGAGACCTGATCCACGTCCAACGCTCGATGCGCCGGACGAAGATCCCTACCTCTGGCTAGAAGACATCGAGGGTTCTCGGGCGCTTGAGTGGGTTGAGGAGCAGAATACGGCGACGCTGAAGCTCTTCGGTCAAGGGCAGACTGCGGCCGACCGGTATCTGCTCAAGTCGATCTTCGATCGCCCCGACAACATTCCCTATCCAACCCGCGTCGGCGGACAGTTGTTCAACTTGTGGCGAGACGCCGGTAATCAGCGTGGCCTTTGGCGGACATGCACGTTGGAAAGCTTCCGCGGTGAAGCTCCCGCTTGGGATGTTCTGCTCGATCTCGACGTGCTCGCTCGCCAGGAAAACGAAGACTGGATTCTGACGAGCACTTCGATCTTACCCGACACGCATGACCGCGCCATCCTCAGCTTGTCGCGCGGCGGAGCCGACGCCGTCGTGCTGCGCGAATTCGACATTGCCAAGCGCGACTTCGTGCCGAATGGCTTCCATCTTCCCGAGGGCCACAGTTCGTCCGTCTGGCTCGACCGCGACACTCTCTTGCTGATATCGGCGGTGGGACCGGATATGGCAACCACGTCGGGCTATCCGCGTACAGTTCGACTTTGGCGCAGGGGAAGCGACCCGCTCTCAGCCCCTGTCATTTTCGAAACGCGGCGTGATTCCGTGTATGTCTACGCTGGCGTTGACCGGGATAGCTCACAACAGCCCTTATGGTTCGTCGACAAGCCGGGCATCATCGAGTCCAACATCTGGATTGGCGATCGTACGGGGCCGAAGACACGGCTCGACGTCCCCAGCGACGCTTGGCTGTCCTGGCAGCGGGGTTGGCTGGCGGTGAAGCCGCGCACCCCTTGGAACATCGCGGACAAGACCTACGGGACGGACGCCGTCATAGGTATTTCCTTTGCAGCGTTCCTGGCCGGCGACCGGCGCTTCACGACGCTATTCGAACCGCGTGGCCGGCGCGCGTTGCAAGGCTTCTTTTGGTGCGGCGGCCGCTTGGTCCTGTCGATCCTCGATGACCTCAAGCCCGTCTTCGAGGTGTTCAGCCCTGTCGACGGGGCCTGGTCACGAGAGTGTGTCGCGGGGCTGCCCGATCTCGGCACCGTGTATGTCTGGCCTTTCGACCGCGAGTTGGAAGAGTCGAACGGGGATTTGCTCGCGATCGCTCAGGACCCGCTGACGCCGCCATCGCTGTTCGTCGTCGAGCCTTCGGCAGCACCGGTCCTGCTCAAGCAGGCCCCGCGGGCTTTCGATCCGACAGGTCTTGTGACTACACGCCATGAAGCGGTGTCAAGCGACGGCACGCGCGTCCCCTATGTGCAGGTCGGCCCGCTGGCCGAGACCGGGGATGCGCCCGTGCATCTCTACGGTTACGGCGGCTTCAACATCTCGTTGCCGCCATTCTACAACCCGACGGTCGGGAAGCTCTGGCTCGAACGTGGCGGCACCAGCGTGATTGCGCATCTCCGAGGTGGCCGTGAATTCGGCAACGACTGGCACGAGGCCGCACGTCGAGAAGGCCGGCGCCTTGCCCATGACGATTTCGCAGCCGTGGCTGCCGATCTCATACGTCGAGGCGTCACGCGCGCCGGCCGCATTGCGGCCGAGGGCGGATCGAACGGCGGCTTGCTGATCGCCAATATGCTCACGCGCTATCCGGATCGCTTTGGCGCACTGCTCTGCAGCGTGCCGGTCATCGATATGCGCCGGTATGCAAAGCTGCTCATTGGCGCGGCGTGCATCGATGAATATGGCGATCCCGACAAACCCGAAGACTGGCAGTTCCTGGCCCAGATATCGGCCTATCACGTCGCATCCCCCGGCAAACACTACCCACCGATCCTGCTCGTCACCAGCCGCCGTGACGATCGGGTTCATCCGGGACATGCCCGCAAGATGGCGGCCAAGCTGCAGGCGATGGGCTATGAGGCCCACTTCTACGAGCCTGCCACCGGCGGCCACAGTTCTGGCAAGGACCACAGCGAGCAGGCTGCCCTCATGGCGCTCGAACTTTCCTTTCTCCGACGCGCAATTGGCTGGGAGCGGTGA
- a CDS encoding thiolase domain-containing protein has translation MTIKGKAYIAGIYEHPTRHAPDKSTAQLHAEVARGAIEDAGLTKADIDGYFCAGDAPGGAWPMVDYLGLKVRHVDSTETGGCSYLIHLGHAAEAIAAGKCSIALVTLAGKPRTGPMPPRAAGAEADFEAAYGATTHNAYGMCAMRHMHDYGTTSEQLAWIKVAASHHAQYNPHAMLKDVVTVEDVINSPMISDPLHRMDCCVVTDGGGAMIVTTPEIAKSLKKPLVRLIGHGEAMKGPRGGKDLDLTYSAGVWSGPRAFEEAGVTPKDIKYASIYDSFTITVLMQLEDLGFCKKGEGGKFVADGNLISGVGKLPFNTDGGGLCSNHPVNRGGMTKVLEAVRQLRGEAHPKVQVKNCDLAIAHGTGGLLGVRHAASTCILERV, from the coding sequence TTGACCATCAAAGGCAAAGCCTACATTGCCGGGATCTACGAGCATCCCACCCGGCACGCACCCGATAAATCAACGGCACAGTTGCACGCCGAAGTCGCCAGGGGCGCGATCGAGGATGCCGGGCTCACCAAAGCCGATATCGATGGCTATTTCTGCGCCGGTGACGCTCCCGGCGGCGCCTGGCCGATGGTCGATTACCTCGGATTGAAGGTGCGCCACGTCGATTCCACCGAGACCGGCGGCTGTTCCTATTTGATCCATCTCGGCCATGCGGCCGAAGCGATCGCGGCGGGCAAATGCTCGATCGCGCTGGTCACGCTCGCGGGCAAGCCGCGCACCGGCCCGATGCCGCCGCGCGCAGCGGGCGCAGAGGCCGATTTCGAGGCGGCCTATGGCGCCACCACCCACAATGCCTACGGCATGTGTGCCATGCGCCATATGCACGACTACGGCACCACCAGCGAGCAGCTCGCCTGGATCAAGGTCGCAGCCTCCCATCACGCCCAGTACAACCCGCACGCCATGCTGAAGGACGTCGTCACCGTCGAGGACGTCATCAACTCGCCGATGATCTCGGACCCGCTGCACCGGATGGATTGCTGCGTCGTCACCGATGGCGGCGGCGCGATGATCGTCACCACACCGGAAATCGCCAAAAGCCTGAAGAAGCCCTTGGTGCGCCTGATCGGCCATGGCGAGGCGATGAAGGGCCCGCGTGGCGGCAAGGATCTCGATCTTACCTATTCCGCCGGTGTCTGGTCCGGCCCGCGCGCGTTCGAGGAAGCAGGCGTGACGCCGAAGGATATCAAGTACGCCTCGATCTACGACAGCTTCACCATCACCGTGCTGATGCAGCTCGAAGACCTCGGCTTCTGCAAGAAGGGCGAGGGCGGCAAGTTCGTCGCCGACGGCAATCTCATTTCGGGCGTCGGCAAGCTGCCGTTCAATACCGATGGCGGCGGCCTCTGCAGCAATCACCCGGTCAACCGCGGCGGCATGACGAAAGTTTTGGAAGCCGTCCGCCAATTGCGCGGCGAAGCGCATCCGAAGGTGCAGGTCAAGAATTGCGACCTCGCGATCGCTCACGGCACTGGCGGTCTTCTCGGCGTGCGTCACGCCGCCTCAACCTGCATTCTGGAGCGCGTGTGA
- a CDS encoding Zn-ribbon domain-containing OB-fold protein — MAETKKYPAPVTNPETAPFWEAAKAGKFMIKRCTACGEAHYFPRSICPFCFSDKTVWEESSGEATVYTYSLMRKSPTGPYAIAYVTLKEGPSLQTNIVDCDLEKIKIGQKVKLVWKPTDGAPLPFFTAA; from the coding sequence ATGGCTGAAACGAAAAAATATCCGGCGCCCGTGACCAATCCCGAGACCGCGCCGTTCTGGGAAGCCGCCAAGGCCGGCAAGTTCATGATCAAGCGCTGCACCGCTTGCGGCGAAGCGCACTACTTCCCACGCTCGATCTGCCCGTTCTGTTTTTCGGACAAGACGGTGTGGGAGGAAAGCTCGGGTGAGGCGACGGTCTACACCTACAGCCTGATGCGGAAGTCGCCGACCGGTCCTTACGCGATCGCTTATGTGACGCTGAAGGAAGGCCCCTCGCTGCAGACCAACATCGTCGATTGCGATCTGGAGAAGATCAAGATCGGCCAGAAGGTGAAGCTGGTGTGGAAGCCAACTGACGGCGCCCCACTGCCGTTCTTCACGGCGGCTTGA